In one window of Heptranchias perlo isolate sHepPer1 chromosome 4, sHepPer1.hap1, whole genome shotgun sequence DNA:
- the dnajc25 gene encoding dnaJ homolog subfamily C member 25, with protein sequence MAAAGRQREGMLLLVLRLCAVSFVLQSGWLLGRADGLVEGLYCGALSCYDVLGVTRDSSKSEIARAYRQLARRYHPDRYKPSGPEAEENPEEKFLLVATAYETLKDEEARKDYDYMLDHPDEFYRHYYHYYRRRLAPKVDVRIVIMVTVCAISLFQYYSWWSSYSEAIHYLTTVPKYRIQATEIAKQQGLLNRTKEKGKNRRSKEDIKEEEEEIIKDIIKNNIDIKGGYQKPRLYDILLFQILLSPYYICRYIIWYCTWIYRFHIKGEEYGEEEKLYIIRKNMSMSQGQFDGLEDHQKETFLERKLWLRENFEVYKLEQEEELKKKVASDPRWKRYRRWMKNEGPGRLTFIDD encoded by the exons ATGGCGGCCGcggggaggcagagggaggggaTGCTGCTGCTGGTCCTCCGTCTCTGCGCCGTCTCGTTCGTCCTGCAGTCGGGCTGGCTGTTGGGCCGGGCGGACGGCCTGGTGGAAGGGCTCTACTGCGGCGCCCTCTCCTGCTACGACGTGCTCGGCGTGACCAGGGACTCCAGCAAGAGTGAGATCGCCCGCGCGTACCGGCAGCTGGCCCGACGCTACCACCCGGACCGGTACAAACCGAGTGGGCCCGAGGCCGAGGAGAACCCCGAGGAGAAATTCTTGCTGGTCGCCACCGCCTACGAGACTCTGAAG GATGAAGAAGCCCGGAAGGATTATGATTACATGCTTGACCATCCTGATGAATTCTACAGACACTACTATCATTACTACAGGAGAAGGCTGGCACCCAAAGTGGACGTCAGGATAGTTATAATGGTCACAGTCTGTGCTATATCACTCTTTCAG TACTACAGCTGGTGgagcagttacagtgaggccatTCACTATCTCACCACTGTGCCAAAGTATAGAATCCAGGCTACAGAAATTGCAAAGCAGCAAGGTCTACTCAACAGAACTAAAGAGAAAGGCAAAAACAGACGCTCTAAAGAAGACAtcaaagaggaggaagaggaaattaTTAAAGACATTATCAAAAATAACATTGATATTAAAGGGGGCTATCAAAAGCCAAGGCTATACGACATACTCCTTTTCCAGATACTTTTGTCTCCTTATTACATCTGTCGATATATAATCTGGTACTGCACGTGGATTTACCGCTTTCACATAAAAGGGGAAGAATATGGAGAGGAAGAGAAATTGTATATTATCCGAAAAAACATGAGCATGTCACAAGGCCAGTTTGATGGTCTTGAAGATCATCAGAAAGAGACTTTTCTTGAGAGGAAGCTGTGGTTAAGGGAAAACTTTGAG gTTTATAAGCTGGAACAAGAGGAAGAACTTAAAAAGAAAGTAGCCTCAGATCCTCGGTGGAAACGGTATCGACGGTGGATGAAAAACGAGGGCCCAGGGAGGCTAACCTTCATAGATGACTAA